The Lepisosteus oculatus isolate fLepOcu1 chromosome 4, fLepOcu1.hap2, whole genome shotgun sequence genome window below encodes:
- the LOC102688973 gene encoding inter-alpha-trypsin inhibitor heavy chain H3 isoform X2, whose product MSRSLTVCLCLLLPALAGAALVAAGDARSQAASADPLARLLKKRNADDAGQSDIEVYSVRIDCKVTSRFAHTIMTSRAVNHANVSREALFDVELPKTAFITNFSMVIDGVTYVGQVKEKEQAKQQYQKAVSQGQSAGLVRASGRKMEKFSVSVNIAAASKVTFELTYEELLKRSLGKYELMIRVRPKQLVQHFEIMAELYEPQGIAFLEANGTFITNDLLPLVKTTITGNKARVSFSPGLEQQRTCVGCPSTRIDGDFFITYDVNREKDIGDIQIVNGYFVHFFAPANLQRVPKNVVFVIDESGSMGGRKIEQTREALHAILNDIQEEDYFALLVFDDRLRKWKPSLTKATPESLREAKQFVETIQARGGTDINWSVLEAVKMLKDDLANHTLPERSVSLIILLTDGQPASGVTNLEKIQENARNAIGGNMTLYCLGFGYNVDYNFLHKLASENNGFARRIYEDSDAALQLQGFYTEVANPLLWGIEMQYPENSVDSLTESSFKQLYQGSEIVVAGHISDNSLDFFPVEVKAQGLENELHLQSQSRVQERLEASKEQQYIFGEFTERLWAYLTIQQLLSKRGSGTPEAKSNMTARALELSLQYSFVTPLTSMVVTKPQEDEDKDTLIADKLTEEERGQRRPSGFVPLLQGSPLTSRTFLTGYTASRVQNVYHALPPVTSVDGDPHFIIWVPQQNDTLCFNIDERPGVIFSLVRDPLTGITVNGQTIGDKKLVPSRKVNTYFGRFGIVSRSLGIKVDVTTQAIHVFHNGKEAVFSWSDTVSLKQPSFDLQVSKEKSLTVAMKDSATFVIILHRVWKKHPFYRDYLGFYTLDSHLLSPATHGLLGQFYGGLQFEVSDVHSGEALDKPDATMQVKGLTLSVTRGWQKDYRWDTKHGEEVPCWFVHNNGTGLIDGTHTDYIVSGIFKSS is encoded by the exons ATGTCCAGGTCACTGACCGTCTGCCTCTGCCTGCTCCTGCCCGCGCTGGCGGGCGCCGCGCTTGTGGCGGCGGGGGACGCGCGTTCCCAG GCGGCGTCTGCAGACCCGCTGGCCAGGCTGTTGAAG aAGAGGAATGCCGACGACGCG GGGCAGTCCGATATCGAGGTCTACAGCGTGAGGATCGACTGCAAGGTGACGTCGCGCTTCGCCCACACAATCATGACCAGCCGCGCCGTCAACCACGCCAACGTCTCCAGAGAGGCCCTGTTTGATGTGGAGCTGCCCAAGACCGCCTTCATCACCAACTTCAGCAT GGTGATCGacggggtgacctatgtgggcCAGGTGAAGGAGAAGGAGCAGGCCAAGCAGCAGTACCAGAAGGCCGTGTCCCAGGGGCAGAGCGCTGGCCTGGTCAG GGCGTCGGGGCGGAAGATGGAGAAGTTCTCGGTGTCGGTGAACATCGCGGCGGCCAGCAAGGTGACCTTCGAGCTGACCTACGAGGAGCTGCTGAAGCGCAGCCTGGGGAAGTACGAGCTGATGATCCGGGTCCGACCCAAACAGCTGGTGCAGCACTTCGAG ATCATGGCGGAGCTCTACGAGCCCCAGGGCATCGCCTTCCTGGAAGCCAACGGCACTTTCATCACCAACGACCTGCTCCCCCTGGTGAAGACGACCATCACTGGGAACAAG GCACGAGTGTCCTTCTCTCCCGGGCTGGAGCAGCAGCGGACCTGTGTGGGCTGCCCCTCCACGCGCATCGATGGTGATTTCTTCATCACCTACGACGTCAACCGGGAGAAGGACATTGGAGACATCCAG ATCGTGAACGGGTACTTTGTGCACTTCTTCGCTCCAGCCAACCTGCAGCGTGTGCCCAAGAACGTGGTGTTCGTGATCGACGAGAGTGGCTCCATGGGGGGCAGGAAGATCGAGCAG ACCCGAGAAGCCCTGCACGCCATCCTGAACGACATCCAGGAGGAAGACTACTTCGCCCTCCTCGTCTTCGACGATAGGCTCCGCAAGTGGAAGCCCTCGCTGACCAAGGCCACCCCCGAGAGCCTGCGGGAGGCCAAGCAGTTCGTGGAGACCATCCAGGCCCGCGGAG GCACCGACATCAACTGGAGCGTGCTGGAGGCCGTGAAGATGCTGAAGGACGACCTCGCCAACCACACGCTGCCCGAGAGGAGCGTCTCGCTCATCATCCTGCTGACCGACGGGCAGCCCGCCTCAG GCGTCACAAACCTTGAGAAAATCCAGGAAAACGCCCGGAATGCCATTGGAGGGAACATGACGCTGTACTGCCTGGGATTCGGATACAATGTGGATTACAACTTCCTGCACAAACTGGCTTCCGAGAACAACGGCTTCGCCAGGAGGATCTACGAGGATTCGGACGCCGCGCTGCAGCTCCAG GGCTTCTACACAGAGGTGGCCAACCCCCTGCTGTGGGGGATCGAGATGCAGTACCCCGAGAACTCCGTGGACTCCCTGACAGAGAGCTCCTTCAAGCAGCTGTACCAAGGCTCGGAGATCGTGGTGGCCGGACACATTTCCGACAACAGCCTGGACTTCTTCCCGGTGGAGGTGAAGGCGCAGGGG ctggagAATGAGCTGCACCTGCAGAGCCAGTCCAGGGTGCAGGAGAGACTGGAGGCCTCCAAGGAGCAGCAGTATATCTTCGGGGAGTTCACCGAGCGCCTGTGGGCCTACCTCACCATCCAGCAGCTGCTTAGTAAGAG GGGCAGTGGCACGCCTGAGGCAAAGTCAAACATGACCGCGCGCGCCCTGGAGCTCTCCCTGCAGTACAGCTTCGTAACGCCCCTCACCTCCATGGTGGTCACTAAGCCACAGGAGGACGAGGACAAGGACACCCTGATAGCCGACAAGCTGACCGAAG AGGAACGAGGACAGCGCAGACCTTCAGGCTTCG TGCCACTCCTGCAAGGCTCACCCCTCACGAGCAGGACCTTTCTGACTG GTTACACCGCGTCTCGGGTCCAGAACGTGTACCACGCCCTTCCGCCGGTCACCAGCG TGGACGGGGACCCGCATTTCATCATCTGGGTACCCCAGCAGAACGACACCCTGTGTTTCAACATTGACGAGAGGCCGGGGGTCATCTTCAGCCTGGTCAGGGACCCCCTCACAG GCATCACTGTGAACGGGCAGACCATCGGGGACAAGAAGCTTGTCCCCAGCAGAAAGGTCAACACATACTTTGGGAGGTTCGGCATCGTCAGCCGGAGTCTGGGCATCAAGGTGGATGTGACCACTCAGGCCATCCACGTGTTCCACAACGGGAAAGAAGCGGTTTTCTCCTGGTCTGACACAGTGTCTCTCAAACAGCCCAG CTTCGATCTGCAGGTCAGCAAGGAGAAGAGCCTCACTGTGGCCATGAAGGACTCGGCCACCTTCGTCATCATCCTGCacagagtctggaagaagcACCCCTTCTATCGGGACTACCTGGGCTtctacaccctggacagccaCCTGCTGTCGCCGGCCACCCACGGCCTGCTGG GGCAGTTCTACGGCGGCCTGCAGTTCGAGGTCAGCGACGTGCACAGCGGCGAGGCCCTGGACAAGCCTGACGCCACCATGCAGGTGAAGGGGCTGACACTCAGCGTCACCAG AGGCTGGCAGAAGGACTACCGCTGGGACACCAAGCACGGCGAGGAGGTGCCCTGCTGGTTCGTGCACAACAACGGCACGGGGCTGATCGACGGCACGCACACCGACTACATCGTGTCCGGGATCTTCAAGAGCAGCTGA
- the LOC107077446 gene encoding musculoskeletal embryonic nuclear protein 1-like isoform X1, whose amino-acid sequence MSQPEEVKKKKRPAMKEEDLKGARSKLGLKGEVKSKTYEVMMECERAGKAAPSVFSGVRTGTETVFDKPKEQQPKSVFGK is encoded by the exons ATGTCCCAG CCCGAGGAAGTGAAGAAGAAGAAGCGGCCGGCGATGAAGGAGGAGGACCTGAAGGGGGCGCGGAGCAAGCTGGGGCTGAAGGGGGAGGTCAAGTCCAAGACCTACGAGGTGATGATGGAGTGCG AGCGAGCGGGCAAGGCGGCGCCTTCCGTGTTCAGCGGCGTGCGGACGGGAACGGAGACCGTGTTCGACAAGCCGAAGGAGCAGCAGCCCAAGAGCGTCTTCGGGAAGTAG
- the LOC102688973 gene encoding inter-alpha-trypsin inhibitor heavy chain H3 isoform X1, whose protein sequence is MSRSLTVCLCLLLPALAGAALVAAGDARSQAASADPLARLLKKRNADDAGQSDIEVYSVRIDCKVTSRFAHTIMTSRAVNHANVSREALFDVELPKTAFITNFSMVIDGVTYVGQVKEKEQAKQQYQKAVSQGQSAGLVRASGRKMEKFSVSVNIAAASKVTFELTYEELLKRSLGKYELMIRVRPKQLVQHFEIMAELYEPQGIAFLEANGTFITNDLLPLVKTTITGNKARVSFSPGLEQQRTCVGCPSTRIDGDFFITYDVNREKDIGDIQIVNGYFVHFFAPANLQRVPKNVVFVIDESGSMGGRKIEQTREALHAILNDIQEEDYFALLVFDDRLRKWKPSLTKATPESLREAKQFVETIQARGGTDINWSVLEAVKMLKDDLANHTLPERSVSLIILLTDGQPASGVTNLEKIQENARNAIGGNMTLYCLGFGYNVDYNFLHKLASENNGFARRIYEDSDAALQLQGFYTEVANPLLWGIEMQYPENSVDSLTESSFKQLYQGSEIVVAGHISDNSLDFFPVEVKAQGLENELHLQSQSRVQERLEASKEQQYIFGEFTERLWAYLTIQQLLSKRGSGTPEAKSNMTARALELSLQYSFVTPLTSMVVTKPQEDEDKDTLIADKLTEEERGQRRPSGFGYTASRVQNVYHALPPVTSVDGDPHFIIWVPQQNDTLCFNIDERPGVIFSLVRDPLTGITVNGQTIGDKKLVPSRKVNTYFGRFGIVSRSLGIKVDVTTQAIHVFHNGKEAVFSWSDTVSLKQPSFDLQVSKEKSLTVAMKDSATFVIILHRVWKKHPFYRDYLGFYTLDSHLLSPATHGLLGQFYGGLQFEVSDVHSGEALDKPDATMQVKGLTLSVTRGWQKDYRWDTKHGEEVPCWFVHNNGTGLIDGTHTDYIVSGIFKSS, encoded by the exons ATGTCCAGGTCACTGACCGTCTGCCTCTGCCTGCTCCTGCCCGCGCTGGCGGGCGCCGCGCTTGTGGCGGCGGGGGACGCGCGTTCCCAG GCGGCGTCTGCAGACCCGCTGGCCAGGCTGTTGAAG aAGAGGAATGCCGACGACGCG GGGCAGTCCGATATCGAGGTCTACAGCGTGAGGATCGACTGCAAGGTGACGTCGCGCTTCGCCCACACAATCATGACCAGCCGCGCCGTCAACCACGCCAACGTCTCCAGAGAGGCCCTGTTTGATGTGGAGCTGCCCAAGACCGCCTTCATCACCAACTTCAGCAT GGTGATCGacggggtgacctatgtgggcCAGGTGAAGGAGAAGGAGCAGGCCAAGCAGCAGTACCAGAAGGCCGTGTCCCAGGGGCAGAGCGCTGGCCTGGTCAG GGCGTCGGGGCGGAAGATGGAGAAGTTCTCGGTGTCGGTGAACATCGCGGCGGCCAGCAAGGTGACCTTCGAGCTGACCTACGAGGAGCTGCTGAAGCGCAGCCTGGGGAAGTACGAGCTGATGATCCGGGTCCGACCCAAACAGCTGGTGCAGCACTTCGAG ATCATGGCGGAGCTCTACGAGCCCCAGGGCATCGCCTTCCTGGAAGCCAACGGCACTTTCATCACCAACGACCTGCTCCCCCTGGTGAAGACGACCATCACTGGGAACAAG GCACGAGTGTCCTTCTCTCCCGGGCTGGAGCAGCAGCGGACCTGTGTGGGCTGCCCCTCCACGCGCATCGATGGTGATTTCTTCATCACCTACGACGTCAACCGGGAGAAGGACATTGGAGACATCCAG ATCGTGAACGGGTACTTTGTGCACTTCTTCGCTCCAGCCAACCTGCAGCGTGTGCCCAAGAACGTGGTGTTCGTGATCGACGAGAGTGGCTCCATGGGGGGCAGGAAGATCGAGCAG ACCCGAGAAGCCCTGCACGCCATCCTGAACGACATCCAGGAGGAAGACTACTTCGCCCTCCTCGTCTTCGACGATAGGCTCCGCAAGTGGAAGCCCTCGCTGACCAAGGCCACCCCCGAGAGCCTGCGGGAGGCCAAGCAGTTCGTGGAGACCATCCAGGCCCGCGGAG GCACCGACATCAACTGGAGCGTGCTGGAGGCCGTGAAGATGCTGAAGGACGACCTCGCCAACCACACGCTGCCCGAGAGGAGCGTCTCGCTCATCATCCTGCTGACCGACGGGCAGCCCGCCTCAG GCGTCACAAACCTTGAGAAAATCCAGGAAAACGCCCGGAATGCCATTGGAGGGAACATGACGCTGTACTGCCTGGGATTCGGATACAATGTGGATTACAACTTCCTGCACAAACTGGCTTCCGAGAACAACGGCTTCGCCAGGAGGATCTACGAGGATTCGGACGCCGCGCTGCAGCTCCAG GGCTTCTACACAGAGGTGGCCAACCCCCTGCTGTGGGGGATCGAGATGCAGTACCCCGAGAACTCCGTGGACTCCCTGACAGAGAGCTCCTTCAAGCAGCTGTACCAAGGCTCGGAGATCGTGGTGGCCGGACACATTTCCGACAACAGCCTGGACTTCTTCCCGGTGGAGGTGAAGGCGCAGGGG ctggagAATGAGCTGCACCTGCAGAGCCAGTCCAGGGTGCAGGAGAGACTGGAGGCCTCCAAGGAGCAGCAGTATATCTTCGGGGAGTTCACCGAGCGCCTGTGGGCCTACCTCACCATCCAGCAGCTGCTTAGTAAGAG GGGCAGTGGCACGCCTGAGGCAAAGTCAAACATGACCGCGCGCGCCCTGGAGCTCTCCCTGCAGTACAGCTTCGTAACGCCCCTCACCTCCATGGTGGTCACTAAGCCACAGGAGGACGAGGACAAGGACACCCTGATAGCCGACAAGCTGACCGAAG AGGAACGAGGACAGCGCAGACCTTCAGGCTTCG GTTACACCGCGTCTCGGGTCCAGAACGTGTACCACGCCCTTCCGCCGGTCACCAGCG TGGACGGGGACCCGCATTTCATCATCTGGGTACCCCAGCAGAACGACACCCTGTGTTTCAACATTGACGAGAGGCCGGGGGTCATCTTCAGCCTGGTCAGGGACCCCCTCACAG GCATCACTGTGAACGGGCAGACCATCGGGGACAAGAAGCTTGTCCCCAGCAGAAAGGTCAACACATACTTTGGGAGGTTCGGCATCGTCAGCCGGAGTCTGGGCATCAAGGTGGATGTGACCACTCAGGCCATCCACGTGTTCCACAACGGGAAAGAAGCGGTTTTCTCCTGGTCTGACACAGTGTCTCTCAAACAGCCCAG CTTCGATCTGCAGGTCAGCAAGGAGAAGAGCCTCACTGTGGCCATGAAGGACTCGGCCACCTTCGTCATCATCCTGCacagagtctggaagaagcACCCCTTCTATCGGGACTACCTGGGCTtctacaccctggacagccaCCTGCTGTCGCCGGCCACCCACGGCCTGCTGG GGCAGTTCTACGGCGGCCTGCAGTTCGAGGTCAGCGACGTGCACAGCGGCGAGGCCCTGGACAAGCCTGACGCCACCATGCAGGTGAAGGGGCTGACACTCAGCGTCACCAG AGGCTGGCAGAAGGACTACCGCTGGGACACCAAGCACGGCGAGGAGGTGCCCTGCTGGTTCGTGCACAACAACGGCACGGGGCTGATCGACGGCACGCACACCGACTACATCGTGTCCGGGATCTTCAAGAGCAGCTGA
- the LOC138238463 gene encoding inter-alpha-trypsin inhibitor heavy chain H1-like has protein sequence MGLEYDDVTDFVHVAIPTRRPGLDRTTPRIIIPAPGNHLPICFEIPVSGGQIVKLLEDPSAGIVVRGEVMSRRVRAFQKLGIWYNEEFHIVATPSSVSLTNNHTLIARWWSWPAANYTSGSVSLAVVDTVLEVTLGSTVLEVLRHRVRHKDFLWLKIKDHAFGSQASGLTGEFGASVSYTETTTSPTTASISINIKGVSLNAQRISTVDYGSRVKASEECWLLEGGGRGLLQPMSQYLVSEL, from the exons ATGG GTTTAGAATATGATGATG tgACTGATTTTGTGCATGTAGCAATCCCCACAAGGAGACCAGGGCTAG ATCGAACAACTCCAAGAATTATAATTCCAGCTCCGGGAAATCATCTCCCAATCTGCTTCGAGATTCCTGTCTCAGGTGGACAGATTGTGAAGCTGCTTGAAGACCCAAGTGCAG GCATCGTCGTCAGGGGGGAGGTAATGAGTAGAAGAGTCCGGGCTTTCCAGAAGCTCGGGATTTGGTACAACGAGGAGTTCCACATCGTGGCCACCCCATCCAGCGTCTCCCTGACCAACAACCACACCTTGATTGCCCGCTGGTGGTCCTGGCCCGCTGCCAACTACACGTCGGGCAG TGTCTCCCTGGCCGTGGTGGACACCGTGCTTGAAGTGACCTTGGGCAGCACCGTCCTGGAGGTCCTGCGACACCGGGTTCGACACAAAGACTTCCTGTGGCTGAAGATCAAAGACCACGCTTTCGGCAGCCAGGCCAGCGGTCTGACAG GCGAGTTCGGTGCCAGTGTCTCTTACACAGAAACAACCACATCACCGACCACAGCCAGCATCAGCATCAACATCAAAGGAGTTAGTCTGAACGCTCAGAG GATTTCCACAGTGGACTATGGCTCCCGGGTCAAGGCCTCAGAGGAGTGCTGGCTGTTGGAGGGCGGCGGGCGTGGCCTCCTGCAGCCGATGTCCCAGTACCTGGTGTCGGAGCTGTAG